One region of Paenibacillus polymyxa M1 genomic DNA includes:
- a CDS encoding WIAG-tail domain yields MKNKSRKTNRNKKPLYRVIDPDMNELSMIQRSKPLPAERETEARLHQVASPPPPTTEESELQTVIEPEVEALHEKEIEVADVEETPAFMEEPPLPELEPEQELDPEPEPEPEPEPDPIDVEEILNNKKAPHVNNAFIYTDDLSDFAVTGEKIAPASIDSSKLKQESIQTEFLADYAVHTIKIADGAVTASKIAPDSITVEHLSDASVAGSKLQDRSISGEKLRDGSITPEKLADKIISGDHIANGSIESRHFKQWIVSSDMLQDQSVTSDKIRSGTIQSNNLANEAVDSSKLGDQSVTTSKLRDGAVDGTKIQAGSIESAHLTEHAVHARHLAPGSINRKQLSDGLVGREQLEEGVVSGRHLESEAVTSTHIQAGAIERKHLSPGSIGEEQLGTGQVTARHIADRSIQSNKLADQSVGSLQIVDQSVTSSKISDQSILPHKIADEAVLTRHIATAAIQGPQISPEAVSSVHLQSEIIRKDHIAPEAVTEQHLHSGAVTSEKIGKGAVLDHHVANQAIKENHIASSAIKSDKIADEAVIETKIGTGAVTGNKVASQAITHVHIATGVIRENHLADNSVGGKALQAQSVDSAHLAQSSVQSKHLGEDSVGTAALQEQSVTADILGEGAVHTAHLASGAVYSHHLQDHAVTSLKLSPESVATDKINDLAITAPKLAEGSVTSSKLSARSVQPWHITDKAVLSNHLAVEAVEANHLAPESVTSNHLQSASVQTKHLAPDSVSGHALQSESVTSEKLAARAVQASNLAENSVGPRHLAAQSVQTKHLAAGVVEETILAHNAVKSEHLAAESIQSEHLQSEIIREEHIALQAISTDALQDASVTSDKLADEGVTSTKLSAHAVQSGHIMDEAVQSNHLAVAVVDSTHLASGAVTSVHLQASSVLTRHLAPDSVSGRALQAESVTSEKLAARSVQGMNLAEGSIGPSHLSVQSVHTRHLAAGAVQDRVLAEGAVKSVHIAPESIQPHHLHTEIIQGEHIASQAISTDALQDESVTSDKLADEGVTAAKLSAHSVQSWHITDEAVQGNHLAAESIQSNHLSPESVTSAHLQSSSVLTSHLAPDSVSGRALQAESVTSEKLAAHSVQGTNLAEDSVGPSHLSAQSVHTRHLATGAVQDTTLAKGAVKSVHITAGSIQPHHLHTGSIQSEHIASQAISTDALQDASVTSDKLVDEGVTAAKLSVNSVQPWHITDEAVQGNHLAAEAIQSSHLASESVTSRHLQTSSVLTSHLAPDSVSGRALQAESVTSEKLAARSVQGTNLAEGSIGPSHLSAQSVHSRHLVAGAVQDRALAEGAVKSVHIAPESIQSHHLHPGTIQGEHLASQSISTDVLQDESVTSDKLADEGVTAAKLSAHSVQPWHITDEAVQANHLAEEAVQSSHLAPESVTSAHLQSSVILASHLAPDSVSGLALQAESVTSEKLAARSVQGKNLAEDSVGPSHLSAQSVHTQHLAVGAVQDTALAEGAVKSVHIAPESIQSHHLHPGTIQSKHLASLSISTDALQDESVTSDKLANEGVTAAKLSAHSVQPWHIADEAVQANHLAEETIQSSHLSPESVTSVHLHSSAVLASHLAPDSVSSRALQAESVTSEKLAAHSVQGTNLAEDSVGPSHLSAQSVHTQHLAIGAVQDTALAEGAVKSVHIAPESIQSHHLHPGTIREEHITYRSISTDALQEESVTSDKLADEVVTAAKISPHSVQPWHITDEAVQANHLAEEVVQSSHLSPESVTSAHLQSSAVLASHLAPDSVSGRALQAESVTSEKLAAHSVQGANLAEGSVGPAHLSAHSVHTQHLAIGAVQDTALAEGAVKSVHIAPESIQPHHLHPGTIQGEHLAYQSISTNALQDESVTSDKLADEVVTAAKISPHSVQPWHITDEAVQAHHLAEETIQSSHLAPESVTSAHLQPSAVTIQHIAPGSVSVHALQAGSVNAEKLALRAVRASNLAEASVSSVHLTEHAVQAQHLSDGAIQESALAEGAVQSRHISPDSVQSEHLQAGAIQSQHIGWQAVSEEAIRDGAVTSGKLADGTVESRHVAEEAIEGHHIAEEVIDSHHLKPGSVTLNQLSTDIHLSGLLPEEGISGDKLQANSISRSHLQNQVVDSEVLSPEAVGPEHLQAAAVQSHHVAEQSIGGHHLVEGSVGSRELELNAVTPEHLSITPVRTCANQPALQQFGRAPFLLKGSEGETEVTIVFGEPFVNPDYTLVAMTNHPLFHATLKSQTTHGAVIVVTKWSETAHNYGIVSWIAIG; encoded by the coding sequence TTGAAGAACAAGAGCCGCAAAACCAACAGAAACAAAAAGCCGCTCTATCGTGTAATTGACCCGGATATGAATGAGTTAAGTATGATACAACGCTCAAAACCACTGCCTGCGGAGAGGGAGACAGAAGCAAGACTTCATCAAGTTGCTTCTCCGCCTCCCCCAACTACAGAGGAGTCGGAGCTACAGACAGTTATCGAGCCTGAAGTCGAGGCTCTGCACGAGAAAGAGATTGAGGTTGCAGATGTAGAGGAGACTCCAGCTTTTATGGAAGAACCCCCACTGCCAGAGCTAGAACCAGAGCAAGAACTAGATCCAGAACCGGAGCCGGAACCAGAACCAGAACCTGATCCAATTGATGTGGAAGAAATTTTGAACAATAAGAAGGCTCCGCATGTAAACAATGCTTTCATCTATACAGACGATTTGAGTGATTTCGCTGTGACAGGTGAAAAGATCGCTCCCGCTTCCATAGATTCCAGCAAGCTGAAACAAGAGAGTATCCAAACGGAATTTCTAGCAGATTATGCTGTTCATACAATTAAAATAGCTGACGGTGCTGTGACTGCTTCGAAGATTGCTCCCGACTCCATTACGGTTGAGCATCTGTCGGACGCATCCGTGGCAGGCAGTAAATTGCAGGATCGCTCTATTAGTGGTGAAAAACTTCGTGATGGCAGCATCACTCCAGAAAAGCTGGCGGATAAAATTATCAGCGGCGATCATATTGCCAATGGCTCGATTGAAAGCCGTCATTTCAAGCAATGGATCGTGTCTTCAGATATGCTTCAAGATCAGTCGGTCACCTCCGATAAAATTCGCAGCGGTACGATTCAATCGAACAATTTGGCGAATGAAGCTGTTGATAGCTCCAAGCTGGGCGATCAGTCTGTGACCACCTCCAAACTGCGGGATGGGGCTGTGGATGGAACTAAAATCCAGGCAGGCAGCATTGAGAGCGCACACCTGACTGAGCATGCCGTTCATGCCCGGCACCTAGCTCCGGGTTCGATTAATCGCAAGCAGCTATCCGACGGACTAGTGGGCAGGGAACAATTGGAGGAAGGTGTTGTCAGCGGGCGTCATCTGGAGTCTGAGGCAGTCACCAGTACGCACATTCAGGCAGGAGCGATTGAAAGAAAGCATCTCAGTCCTGGCTCCATCGGGGAAGAGCAGCTTGGAACGGGCCAAGTAACAGCCCGGCATATCGCGGATCGGAGTATTCAATCCAATAAACTGGCAGATCAGTCTGTAGGCTCATTGCAGATTGTTGATCAATCCGTCACTTCATCCAAAATATCGGATCAGAGCATTCTCCCACACAAAATTGCCGATGAGGCAGTACTTACCAGACATATTGCAACAGCAGCCATACAAGGACCCCAGATTTCTCCAGAGGCAGTTTCTTCCGTGCATCTTCAATCCGAAATTATTCGGAAAGATCATATTGCACCAGAGGCGGTTACGGAGCAACATTTGCATTCCGGGGCTGTGACAAGCGAGAAAATAGGGAAGGGTGCAGTTCTGGATCACCATGTGGCGAATCAGGCTATCAAGGAAAATCACATCGCTTCGAGCGCTATTAAGTCTGACAAAATCGCTGACGAGGCGGTTATAGAAACTAAAATTGGCACAGGGGCGGTAACCGGAAATAAAGTTGCGTCTCAAGCCATTACCCACGTACACATTGCAACGGGAGTAATCCGTGAAAACCACCTTGCCGACAACAGTGTGGGCGGAAAGGCGTTGCAGGCTCAATCGGTGGATTCAGCCCATTTGGCCCAGAGCTCTGTACAGAGCAAGCATCTTGGGGAAGACAGTGTCGGAACCGCGGCGTTGCAAGAACAGTCCGTTACCGCAGACATACTAGGCGAAGGCGCTGTTCATACCGCGCATTTGGCCAGTGGTGCGGTATACTCCCACCATTTACAGGATCATGCCGTTACTTCGTTGAAACTATCGCCAGAAAGTGTGGCTACGGATAAAATTAATGATTTGGCGATTACTGCGCCTAAGCTAGCTGAGGGCAGTGTCACTTCCTCCAAGCTGTCTGCTCGTTCGGTGCAGCCATGGCATATTACGGATAAAGCAGTACTGAGCAACCATCTGGCTGTTGAAGCAGTGGAGGCGAATCATCTCGCGCCGGAATCCGTCACCTCCAACCATTTGCAGTCTGCTTCGGTCCAAACCAAACATCTCGCCCCAGATAGTGTGTCCGGCCATGCACTTCAGTCGGAAAGCGTCACTTCCGAGAAGTTAGCGGCTCGGGCTGTGCAGGCTTCCAACCTGGCGGAAAACAGCGTGGGCCCTAGGCATTTGGCTGCACAGTCTGTACAAACTAAACATTTGGCAGCAGGAGTAGTAGAGGAAACGATATTAGCCCATAATGCTGTGAAGTCTGAGCATCTTGCAGCAGAATCCATCCAATCAGAGCATTTGCAAAGCGAGATCATTCGGGAAGAGCATATTGCACTGCAGGCCATATCGACTGATGCTTTGCAGGATGCGTCTGTTACGTCCGATAAATTAGCGGATGAGGGTGTGACTTCCACCAAGCTGTCAGCCCATGCAGTGCAGTCCGGACATATTATGGACGAAGCTGTACAAAGCAACCACTTGGCCGTGGCGGTTGTGGACTCAACACATCTGGCATCTGGAGCGGTCACCTCGGTGCACCTACAGGCCTCCTCGGTGCTAACGAGACATTTGGCTCCGGATAGTGTGTCCGGTCGTGCACTTCAAGCGGAAAGTGTAACCTCGGAAAAGCTGGCAGCCCGCTCGGTACAAGGAATGAACCTTGCAGAAGGCAGTATCGGCCCTTCACATCTATCTGTGCAGTCCGTACACACGCGGCATTTGGCAGCTGGAGCGGTACAGGATAGAGTGCTGGCAGAGGGAGCGGTGAAGTCCGTGCACATTGCCCCGGAATCGATCCAACCACACCATCTGCATACTGAAATCATTCAGGGCGAGCATATTGCATCCCAGGCCATTTCGACCGATGCTTTACAAGATGAGTCTGTGACATCTGACAAACTGGCAGATGAGGGCGTGACTGCCGCCAAGCTGTCGGCCCACTCCGTACAGTCGTGGCACATTACAGACGAAGCAGTGCAAGGAAATCATTTGGCAGCAGAATCCATCCAGTCGAACCATCTGTCACCGGAAAGTGTCACTTCAGCCCACTTGCAGTCTTCGTCAGTGCTCACGAGCCATCTGGCCCCGGATAGTGTGTCCGGCCGTGCACTACAAGCGGAAAGCGTCACCTCGGAAAAGTTGGCAGCCCACTCGGTGCAAGGAACGAATCTTGCGGAAGACAGCGTCGGCCCGTCACATTTGTCTGCACAGTCGGTACACACCCGACATTTGGCAACTGGCGCAGTACAGGATACAACGCTGGCAAAGGGAGCAGTGAAGTCGGTACACATTACCGCGGGGTCAATCCAGCCGCATCACCTGCACACAGGAAGCATTCAGAGCGAGCATATCGCATCCCAGGCCATATCGACCGATGCTTTGCAGGATGCGTCTGTTACCTCCGATAAATTGGTGGATGAGGGTGTGACTGCCGCCAAGCTGTCGGTCAACTCGGTACAGCCGTGGCACATTACAGACGAAGCAGTGCAAGGAAATCATTTGGCAGCAGAAGCCATCCAGTCAAGCCATCTGGCTTCCGAATCCGTTACCTCTCGCCATTTGCAGACTTCCTCAGTGCTTACGAGTCATCTGGCGCCAGATAGTGTATCCGGTCGTGCACTACAGGCGGAAAGCGTCACCTCGGAAAAGCTGGCAGCGCGCTCGGTACAAGGGACGAATCTTGCGGAAGGCAGCATCGGCCCGTCCCATTTGTCTGCACAGTCCGTACACAGCCGGCATCTGGTAGCCGGAGCGGTACAGGATAGAGCGTTGGCAGAGGGAGCAGTGAAATCCGTGCATATCGCTCCAGAATCGATCCAATCGCACCATCTGCACCCTGGAACCATTCAGGGCGAGCATCTGGCATCTCAGTCGATATCGACTGATGTTTTACAGGATGAGTCTGTGACATCTGATAAATTGGCCGATGAGGGTGTGACTGCCGCTAAGTTGTCGGCTCACTCGGTACAGCCGTGGCACATTACAGATGAAGCAGTGCAAGCTAATCATTTGGCAGAAGAGGCCGTTCAATCGAGTCATCTGGCGCCGGAATCTGTCACCTCAGCCCACTTACAGTCTTCGGTGATACTTGCGAGTCATTTGGCGCCGGATAGTGTATCCGGTCTTGCGCTACAAGCGGAAAGCGTCACTTCAGAAAAGCTGGCAGCACGCTCGGTGCAAGGGAAGAATCTTGCGGAAGACAGCGTCGGTCCTTCGCATTTATCTGCACAGTCGGTACACACTCAGCATTTGGCAGTCGGCGCAGTGCAGGATACAGCGCTAGCCGAGGGGGCAGTGAAATCCGTGCATATTGCCCCGGAATCGATCCAGTCGCATCACCTGCACCCTGGAACTATTCAGAGCAAGCATCTGGCATCCCTGTCGATATCGACCGATGCATTACAGGATGAGTCCGTTACGTCTGATAAATTAGCGAATGAGGGTGTGACTGCTGCCAAACTGTCGGCTCACTCGGTACAACCGTGGCACATTGCGGACGAAGCAGTGCAAGCCAATCATTTGGCAGAAGAGACCATCCAGTCGAGCCATCTGTCACCGGAATCTGTCACCTCAGTCCACTTGCACTCTTCGGCGGTACTTGCGAGCCATCTGGCCCCGGATAGTGTGTCTAGCCGTGCGTTACAAGCGGAAAGCGTCACCTCGGAGAAGCTGGCAGCCCACTCGGTGCAAGGAACGAATCTGGCGGAAGACAGCGTCGGCCCGTCCCATCTGTCTGCACAGTCGGTACACACCCAGCATTTGGCAATCGGTGCAGTACAGGATACGGCGCTAGCCGAGGGGGCAGTGAAATCCGTGCATATTGCCCCGGAATCGATCCAGTCGCACCATCTGCACCCTGGAACCATTCGGGAAGAGCATATCACATACCGGTCGATATCGACCGATGCATTACAGGAAGAGTCTGTTACGTCCGATAAATTGGCAGATGAGGTCGTAACTGCCGCCAAAATATCTCCACATTCCGTACAGCCATGGCACATTACGGATGAAGCAGTGCAAGCCAATCATTTGGCAGAAGAGGTCGTTCAGTCGAGCCATCTGTCACCGGAATCTGTCACCTCAGCCCACTTGCAGTCTTCGGCGGTACTTGCGAGCCATCTGGCCCCGGATAGTGTGTCCGGCCGTGCGCTACAAGCGGAAAGCGTCACCTCGGAGAAGCTGGCGGCCCACTCGGTACAAGGGGCGAATCTTGCTGAAGGCAGCGTCGGTCCTGCGCATTTGTCTGCTCATTCGGTACACACCCAGCATTTGGCAATCGGTGCAGTACAGGATACAGCGCTGGCAGAAGGGGCAGTGAAATCCGTGCATATTGCCCCGGAATCCATCCAGCCGCACCATCTGCACCCCGGAACCATTCAGGGCGAGCATCTGGCATACCAGTCGATATCGACTAATGCTCTGCAGGATGAGTCTGTTACGTCCGATAAACTGGCAGATGAGGTCGTGACAGCTGCCAAAATATCTCCACATTCCGTACAGCCGTGGCACATTACGGACGAAGCAGTGCAAGCCCATCATTTGGCAGAAGAGACCATCCAGTCGAGCCATCTGGCGCCGGAATCCGTCACCTCAGCCCACTTGCAGCCTTCGGCAGTGACGATCCAGCATATTGCGCCAGGGAGTGTATCTGTTCACGCGCTCCAGGCAGGCAGCGTGAACGCTGAGAAGCTTGCGCTTCGGGCGGTGCGAGCTTCGAATCTGGCGGAAGCCAGCGTAAGCTCCGTACATTTGACAGAACATGCCGTGCAAGCCCAGCATTTGTCCGATGGAGCGATTCAAGAGTCAGCACTGGCAGAGGGGGCAGTGCAGTCCCGCCACATTTCACCGGATTCTGTCCAATCCGAGCATTTGCAAGCAGGAGCTATTCAGTCACAGCATATCGGCTGGCAGGCGGTGTCAGAGGAAGCTATACGGGATGGAGCGGTGACGTCCGGCAAACTCGCAGATGGAACGGTGGAGTCCCGCCATGTGGCTGAGGAGGCAATTGAAGGCCACCATATTGCAGAGGAAGTCATTGATTCGCACCATCTGAAACCCGGCTCAGTAACACTGAATCAATTGTCCACAGATATTCATCTCTCGGGACTTTTGCCTGAGGAAGGAATCAGTGGCGACAAACTTCAGGCAAACAGTATATCCCGCAGCCATCTGCAGAATCAGGTCGTCGACAGTGAGGTGCTGAGCCCAGAAGCTGTAGGTCCAGAGCATCTGCAGGCTGCTGCGGTACAAAGTCATCATGTGGCAGAGCAGAGCATCGGAGGTCATCATCTGGTAGAAGGTTCCGTGGGCTCACGTGAGCTGGAACTGAACGCAGTGACACCAGAGCATTTGAGCATCACCCCGGTCCGTACTTGTGCAAATCAGCCTGCATTGCAGCAGTTTGGCAGAGCGCCGTTTCTTTTAAAGGGAAGCGAAGGAGAGACAGAAGTAACCATTGTATTCGGGGAGCCATTTGTGAACCCGGATTACACATTGGTAGCGATGACGAACCATCCTCTCTTCCATGCGACGCTGAAATCTCAGACGACTCATGGAGCGGTGATCGTCGTAACCAAGTGGAGT
- the fabV gene encoding enoyl-ACP reductase FabV, with translation MIIKPRTRGFICTTAHPVGCAQHVQEQIDYVQARPAIQGPRNVLVIGASAGYGLASRITAAFGARANTIGVYRPSNATATRTASAGWYNSAAFEKAAQDAGLKSLSVTGDAFSDEVKAKTVEAIREELGQVDLVVYSVASGRRTNPRTGETSNSVLKPIGEPYTNKTVNFHTGEVSSVTLEPATEEEVQGTVEVMGGEDWKLWIDTLRAGGVLADNATTFSFSYIGSDITQAIYREGSIGSAKDHLEATARQLNDQMKTTGGRAFVAVTKGLVTQSSSAIPVVPLYISALYKVMKEKGLHEGCIEQSYRLFAERLYAPETAVDEEGRIRIDDWELREDVQAEVAKIWEALTTHNIYELSDLEGYRREFFQLFGFEFEGVNYDADIDPIVNIPNAR, from the coding sequence ATGATTATCAAACCAAGAACACGTGGCTTTATCTGCACCACTGCTCATCCGGTGGGCTGTGCCCAACATGTTCAGGAGCAAATTGACTATGTACAAGCCCGTCCTGCTATCCAGGGACCTCGTAATGTGCTTGTGATCGGGGCATCGGCCGGATATGGGTTGGCTTCTCGAATTACGGCCGCTTTCGGTGCGCGTGCCAATACAATTGGCGTGTATCGTCCTAGCAATGCTACGGCTACACGCACAGCATCAGCAGGCTGGTATAATTCTGCTGCATTTGAAAAAGCAGCTCAGGATGCTGGGCTTAAATCTTTAAGCGTGACAGGAGATGCCTTCTCGGATGAGGTCAAAGCCAAAACGGTGGAAGCCATTCGCGAAGAACTGGGACAAGTCGATCTGGTGGTTTACAGTGTGGCTTCAGGTCGCCGTACTAATCCCCGCACAGGCGAAACGTCTAATTCCGTGCTCAAACCTATTGGTGAGCCTTACACGAATAAGACCGTTAACTTTCACACCGGTGAAGTCAGCAGCGTGACGCTCGAACCGGCAACAGAAGAAGAAGTACAGGGGACTGTAGAGGTTATGGGCGGTGAGGATTGGAAATTGTGGATTGACACCTTGCGTGCAGGCGGCGTGCTCGCTGATAACGCCACTACCTTCTCTTTTTCGTATATCGGTTCAGATATTACCCAAGCCATCTACAGAGAAGGCAGTATCGGAAGTGCAAAAGATCATCTGGAGGCGACAGCTCGTCAGCTGAACGACCAGATGAAAACCACGGGTGGACGCGCCTTCGTCGCAGTCACCAAAGGACTCGTTACCCAATCCAGTTCGGCCATCCCTGTCGTTCCTCTGTATATTTCCGCTTTATATAAGGTGATGAAGGAGAAAGGGCTGCACGAAGGGTGCATAGAACAGAGCTACCGCCTGTTTGCCGAGCGTTTGTACGCACCAGAAACTGCTGTAGATGAAGAAGGTCGTATTCGCATTGATGATTGGGAACTGCGCGAGGATGTGCAGGCAGAAGTCGCGAAAATATGGGAGGCACTGACAACCCATAATATCTATGAATTGTCCGATCTTGAAGGATATCGTCGCGAATTTTTCCAGCTGTTCGGCTTTGAGTTCGAGGGTGTGAACTATGATGCTGATATTGATCCGATCGTAAATATTCCTAACGCACGCTAA
- a CDS encoding DUF1540 domain-containing protein: MAKDVLCEVNSCTYWAQDNKCSASSIYIVSNKPANTHTSEETDCKTFEAK, from the coding sequence ATGGCAAAAGACGTTCTGTGCGAAGTCAACTCATGCACGTACTGGGCTCAGGATAATAAATGCAGCGCAAGCTCTATTTATATCGTAAGCAACAAGCCTGCAAACACTCACACGTCCGAAGAAACAGACTGCAAAACCTTTGAAGCAAAATAG
- a CDS encoding DUF4190 domain-containing protein, producing the protein MSDLYKEPRSSDPFQEPNDYNAPFNQPPVVPPTNSKAVASMVLGILSVVIPYLGLIIGIVGIILSSLSLKEINRHGEQGRGMAIAGLVCSIIGTLIYALIIIFLVIVFVVAASSGDPDIFSDI; encoded by the coding sequence ATGAGTGACTTGTACAAGGAGCCTCGATCTTCCGATCCTTTTCAGGAGCCGAACGATTATAACGCTCCATTTAACCAGCCCCCAGTAGTTCCACCTACAAACAGTAAAGCTGTTGCCTCGATGGTGCTCGGGATTTTATCTGTTGTCATTCCCTATCTTGGGTTGATTATCGGAATTGTGGGTATTATTTTGTCCAGTCTTTCCCTGAAGGAAATTAACCGTCATGGCGAGCAAGGCAGAGGTATGGCCATTGCTGGACTGGTATGTAGTATTATCGGCACACTGATTTATGCACTGATTATTATTTTCTTGGTTATTGTTTTTGTTGTGGCGGCCTCCAGTGGCGATCCAGATATTTTTTCAGACATTTAA